From Chaetodon auriga isolate fChaAug3 chromosome 10, fChaAug3.hap1, whole genome shotgun sequence, a single genomic window includes:
- the sox18 gene encoding uncharacterized protein sox18: MNLTEPSLSRETLLHASRVSLGGPWASRTPSPASDSEMGFEQNLSGDCSSPDGLGTRNMRRTEARISLTPSSGGQSPDLTPAGGVSAGTVDGKAVGGEQRIRRPMNAFMVWAKDERKRLALQNPDLHNAVLSKMLGQSWKALSATDKRPFVEEAERLRVQHLQDHPNYKYRPRRKKTTKKLKRVEPGLLLHSLAQGGASGLGLGPGVSPLGAEGISGGSAYGHPSTHPTHHHHSHHLLPSLGHFRDLQAPGHPELESYGLPTPEMSPLDILEDGAGESVFFPQHMQEEAGMGGWSGYHHHLHHHNQHYSHNYNSHSHHSSIHGAATYGQSSGMSAGPSLSTSMNSSLSPGRSSRVDSRMSSVESNMTSSMSSVTSVLATSVNSRLNPAHPSSHHIALRSPVKCPPPLSDSSSPVSYSQPSVSIPEPIKSHQTPHQTTAPVGYFGQMYGSNTPNAAYYMPSHLGQLSPPPETSPSSCSSSSIIQSTFPPTLPLDQSNPESSSHLGSSSAEFWSEVDRHEFDQYVNVGRNREEAYGRGGGCALKVLSGRGSGSVGSSMNGSVSSIINRDVSSILNGAGGCDDGSSPLISALSDASSAVYYSACITG; encoded by the exons ATGAATTTAACCGAGCCCAGCTTGTCCAGAGAGACTCTCCTGCATGCCAGCCGGGTGTCTCTCGGGGGACCTTGGGCGTCCAGGACTCCCAGCCCTGcttctgattctgaaatggGCTTCGAGCAGAACCTTTCCGGGGATTGCAGTTCTCCTGATGGCCTTGGAACCAGGAACATGAGAAGAACAGAAGCGAGGATTTCTCTCACACCCAGTTCAGGGGGACAGAGTCCGGACCTGACCCCGGCAGGAGGCGTGTCGGCAGGCACGGTCGACGGGAAGGCCGTGGGGGGAGAGCAGAGGATCCGCAGGCCCATGAACGCCTTCATGGTCTGGGCTAAAGATGAGAGGAAGCGACTGGCCCTGCAGAACCCAGACCTGCACAACGCTGTGCTCAGCAAGATGCTCG GTCAGTCTTGGAAGGCCTTGAGTGCGACAGACAAGCGACCGTTTGTGGAGGAAGCAGAACGCCTCCGTGTCCAGCACCTCCAGGATCATCCAAACTACAAGTACAGGCCTCGCCGCAAAAAGACCACCAAAAAACTCAAGCGGGTTGAGCCGGGGCTTCTGCTTCATAGCTTAGCCCAGGGTGGGGCATCAGGCCTTGGATTAGGACCTGGCGTCAGCCCCTTGGGTGCAGAAGGCATCTCTGGAGGTTCTGCTTATGGACATCCGAGCACCCACCCTACGCATCACCATCACTCTCACCACCTGCTGCCCTCTCTTGGGCACTTCAGGGACCTGCAGGCCCCGGGACACCCAGAGCTGGAGAGCTATGGCCTACCCACTCCGGAGATGTCCCCTCTGGATATTCTGGAGGATGGAGCTGGtgaatctgtgtttttcccccAACATATGCAAGAGGAAGCAGGGATGGGAGGTTGGAGTGGGtaccaccaccaccttcaccACCATAACCAGCATTACAGCCATAATTACAACAGCCATAGTCACCACAGCTCCATACATGGTGCAGCAACATATGGTCAGAGTTCAGGAATGAGTGCTGGTCCCAGTTTAAGCACCAGTATGAATTCCAGTTTGAGTCCCGGTAGAAGTTCCAGAGTTGATTCAAGAATGAGTTCTGTTGAGTCAAATATGACCTCAAGCATGAGCTCTGTCACATCAGTGTTGGCAACTTCAGTTAACTCTAGGTTGAATCCCGCTCATCCCTCCAGTCACCACATTGCCTTGAGGAGTCCTGTAAAGTGTCCACCACCTCTGTCCGACTCCTCCTCCCCTGTTTCCTATTCCCAGCCCTCTGTCAGCATCCCTGAGCCAATCAAGTCCCATCAAACACCACATCAAACCACTGCTCCTGTTGGCTACTTCGGCCAGATGTACGGGAGTAACACCCCGAATGCAGCATATTACATGCCCTCTCACCTGGGGCagctttcacctcctcctgaaACTTCACCTTCTTCCTGctcgtcctcctccatcatccagTCAACCTTCCCTCCCACTTTGCCTTTAGACCAGTCAAATCCAGAGTCCTCCAGTCATTTGGGGTCGTCTTCTGCTGAGTTCTGGTCCGAGGTGGACAGGCATGAATTTGACCAGTATGTAAATGTTGGAAGGAATCGAGAGGAGGCCTATGGACGTGGTGGGGGCTGTGCGTTGAAAGTCCTGAGTGGGCGCGGTAGTGGTAGTGTAGGTAGTAGCATGAATGGCAGTGTTAGCAGTATTATTAACAGGGATGTCAGTAGCATTTTGAATGGTGCTGGTGGGTGTGATGATGGGAGCAGCCCTCTTATATCTGCTCTGTCTGATGCCAGCAGTGCTGTCTATTACAGTGCCTGTATCACTGGATAA